In Corynebacterium nuruki S6-4, the following proteins share a genomic window:
- a CDS encoding citrate synthase, translating to MASDNQDKAVLHYPGGEYEMPIVKATEGNSGFALGKLLAETGLTTFDPGYVSTGSTKSEITYIDGENGVLRYRGYDIADLANNATFNEVSYLLINGELPNDAQLTEFNENIRKHTLLDEDFKSQFKIFPRNAHPMNVLASSVNILATYYEDQLDPLNKDFQLKNTYRLMAKVPMLAAYAYRASKGKPYMYPDNNLNARENFLRNMFGYPTEEYQVDPVVSKALDKLLILHADHEQNCSTSTVRMVASSQANIYSSIAAGVNALSGPLHGGANQAVLEMLQDIHANGDDATEFMTRVKNKEPGVKLMGFGHRVYRNYDPRAAIVKESAHEILEHLGGDNLLDLAMNLEEIALNDDYFISRKLYPNVDFYTGLIYRAMGFPEDFFTVLFAMGRLPGWIAHYLEQVNEPTAKINRPRQIYTGQSFREFVPRSQR from the coding sequence ATGGCTTCCGATAACCAGGACAAGGCCGTTCTCCACTACCCCGGTGGCGAATACGAGATGCCGATCGTCAAGGCGACTGAAGGCAACTCCGGTTTCGCGCTGGGCAAGCTGCTCGCCGAGACCGGCCTGACGACGTTCGACCCGGGCTACGTCAGCACCGGCTCAACCAAGTCGGAGATCACCTACATCGACGGCGAGAACGGCGTCCTGCGCTACCGTGGCTACGACATCGCCGACCTGGCCAACAACGCGACCTTCAACGAGGTCAGCTACCTCCTCATCAACGGCGAGCTGCCGAACGACGCACAGCTCACCGAGTTCAACGAAAACATCCGCAAGCACACGCTGCTGGATGAGGACTTCAAGAGCCAGTTCAAGATCTTCCCGCGCAACGCGCACCCCATGAACGTCCTGGCCTCCTCGGTCAACATCCTCGCCACCTACTACGAGGACCAGCTTGACCCGCTGAACAAGGACTTCCAGCTCAAGAACACCTACCGGCTCATGGCCAAGGTTCCGATGCTGGCCGCCTACGCGTACCGCGCGTCCAAGGGCAAGCCCTACATGTACCCGGACAACAACCTGAACGCGCGCGAGAACTTCCTGCGCAACATGTTCGGCTACCCGACCGAGGAGTACCAGGTCGACCCGGTCGTCTCGAAGGCCCTCGACAAGCTGCTCATCCTGCACGCCGACCACGAGCAGAACTGCTCCACCTCCACGGTGCGCATGGTCGCCTCCTCGCAGGCGAACATCTACTCGTCCATCGCCGCCGGTGTGAACGCCCTGTCCGGCCCGCTGCACGGTGGTGCCAACCAGGCCGTCCTGGAGATGCTGCAGGACATCCACGCCAACGGCGACGACGCGACCGAGTTCATGACCCGCGTCAAGAACAAGGAGCCGGGCGTCAAGCTCATGGGCTTCGGTCACCGCGTGTACCGCAACTACGATCCGCGCGCCGCGATCGTCAAGGAGTCCGCGCACGAGATCCTCGAGCACCTCGGTGGCGACAACCTGCTGGACCTCGCGATGAACCTGGAGGAGATCGCCCTCAACGACGACTACTTCATCTCCCGCAAGCTCTACCCGAACGTCGACTTCTACACCGGCCTGATCTACCGCGCCATGGGCTTCCCGGAGGACTTCTTCACCGTCCTGTTCGCCATGGGCCGTCTGCCGGGCTGGATCGCCCACTACCTGGAGCAGGTCAACGAGCCGACCGCGAAGATCAACCGGCCGCGCCAGATCTACACCGGCCAGAGCTTCCGCGAGTTCGTCCCGC